A stretch of Komagataella phaffii GS115 chromosome 2, complete sequence DNA encodes these proteins:
- a CDS encoding Ammonium permease: protein MIQSTIGDLLAKRSVWEEDVNYDRAVIVQLTIGSAMVFMMVIGLAYLYSGLTRRNSALSMIWVCYMSCCVIFFQWYFWGYSLAFSPTATNKFIGNLHNFGYQNTYGSLTLQGDYPEMAFANFQAMFLCVTTAIFVGAVAERGRVMVCMIFVFFWATLCYCPIACWVWNPSGWAAEWGVLDYAGGGPVEIVSGFSGFVYSYFLGRRRERLLINFRPHNVSMVALGTGFLWFGWMAFNGFTCLNPSLKSVYAIVNTNITGAFGAISWCLLDWRLERRFSTVALCSGAISGLVAATPASGIIPLWASVILGIVSGVVCNYATKIKVICRVDDSMDVLAEHGIAGVIGLVFNALFGSATVIGYDGLTEHEGGWIDHNWKQLYKQIAFIFACIGYSMAITALICFILNRIPFLQLRASEEAEEKGMDEDQIGEFAYDYVEVRRDFLAWGSGPNNGFKEPEVLDQVVPVNDFSSDQNVTNETNESEKQ from the coding sequence ATGATACAATCAACGATTGGTGACCTACTGGCGAAGAGATCTGTATGGGAGGAGGATGTTAACTACGACCGTGCCGTAATCGTTCAACTGACTATCGGTTCTGCCATGGTTTTCATGATGGTTATAGGTCTGGCCTACCTTTATTCTGGATTAACCAGGCGTAATTCTGCTCTATCTATGATTTGGGTATGTTATATGTCGTGTTGtgttattttctttcaatggtaTTTCTGGGGTTACTCGTTGGCTTTTAGTCCCACGGCGACTAATAAGTTCATTGGAAATTTACACAACTTCGGTTATCAGAACACTTACGGCTCTCTGACTCTGCAGGGAGATTACCCTGAGATGGCTTTTGCTAACTTCCAGGCAATGTTCCTATGCGTGACCACAGCCATCTTTGTTGGTGCTGTTGCCGAGCGTGGACGTGTTATGGTTTGTATGatttttgtcttcttttggGCTACCCTATGTTATTGTCCAATTGCATGTTGGGTTTGGAATCCTAGTGGATGGGCAGCTGAATGGGGTGTCCTTGATTACGCTGGAGGTGGACCTGTTGAGATCGTTTCTGGTTTTTCGGGTTTCGTCTATTCCTACTTTCTGGGACGTAGAAGGGAGCGATTGCTTATCAATTTTCGTCCCCACAATGTTTCAATGGTAGCCTTGGGTACTGGTTTCCTGTGGTTTGGATGGATGGCTTTCAACGGTTTTACTTGTTTGAACCCATCTCTTAAATCTGTTTATGCCATCGTGAACACAAATATCACAGGTGCATTTGGTGCTATTTCCTGGTGTCTATTAGACTGGCGTTTGGAGCGCCGTTTCAGTACTGTTGCTCTATGCTCCGGTGCCATTTCGGGCCTCGTGGCAGCAACTCCAGCCTCAGGTATCATTCCTCTTTGGGCCAGTGTTATTCTTGGTATTGTATCAGGAGTGGTTTGTAACTACGCAACCAAGATTAAAGTCATTTGTCGAGTCGATGATTCCATGGATGTTCTAGCAGAGCACGGTATCGCTGGTGTTATTGGTCTCGTCTTCAACGCATTATTTGGGTCGGCTACTGTCATTGGTTATGATGGCCTTACCGAGCACGAAGGTGGTTGGATAGACCACAACTGGAAACAGTTGTACAAACAGATTGCATTCATTTTTGCTTGTATTGGATACTCGATGGCCATCACCGCTCTTATCTGTTTCATCCTCAACCGTATTCCATTTTTGCAACTGCGAGCTTCAGAAGAGGCTGAGGAGAAAGGTATGGATGAGGATCAGATTGGAGAGTTCGCTTATGACTACGTGGAAGTACGTCGTGATTTTTTGGCTTGGGGATCAGGCCCAAACAATGGCTTCAAGGAGCCGGAAGTTCTGGATCAGGTAGTTCCGGTTAATGATTTCAGCAGTGACCAGAATGTGACTAATGAGACCAACGAATCTGAGAAGCAGTAG
- a CDS encoding RNA polymerase I subunit, whose product MDIARPVGSEINSVDFEILTTEEIRKLSAKQVVNPQVFDNLGHPIAGGLYDLALGAFLRNLCGTCGLDERFCPGHQGHIELPVPCYNPLFFNQLCLFLRSACVYCNRFKLKQSEVNFFACKLRLLQYGLMLECEELDGVSTGTKLEDIDVDDIDDGNDQGNGDDASLKRLRNEFVETAIATALSEGRTTEQGMTTSTIANERKAIIRSFNSRLLSRPKCDNCGMYSPSFRKDGSIKLFENALTPKQISHNRVKGLTRETKFKQNEESAHSDDATPADNFPPIKTKSSFKYILSTEVRTIVRKLFITEKDVLKYVFNARPNSNNIISADMFFIQALIVPPTRFRLPSKLGDEIHENSQNEQLSKILTTALTIRDLNESIITVQKDQITAEERKIIFNRLMNAFVTIQDDVNSFIDSTKSQNAQANPGIKQALEKKEGLFRKHMMGKRVNYAARSVISPDPMLETNEIGVPPVFAKKLTYPEPVTAYNAASLRQAIINGPDVWPGAIQIQNEDGRHVSLIGMTLEQRKAIANQLLTPSNGATVVNKKVYRHIKNNDIVIMNRQPTLHKASMMGHKVRVLPGEKTLRLHYANTGAYNADFDGDEMNMHLPQNENARAEAYNLANTDSQYLTPTSGSPVRGLIQDHISAGVWLTNKDSFFTREKYQQLIYGCLRPEDGHTVKSRIQTLPPTVLKPVPLWTGKQIITTILLNIKPIKMPGLNLKSKNKIKASYWGGDSIEDRVIIRNGELLVGILDKSQYGASNFGLIHSLHEVYGPSVSSKALSVLGRLFTNYIMMIGFTCGMDDLRLTAEGNKQRSEILQESVDLGRVAAAEVTNLPKDTKPGDKEFMRRLEEILRDDGKLGILDAVTQSKVNVVTSKVVSSCIPEGTMKRFPENSMQAMALSGAKGSNVNVSQIMCLLGQQALEGRRVPVMVSGKTLPSFKPFDTDARAGGYIKGRFYSGIRPQEYYFHCMAGREGLIDTAVKTSRSGYLQRCLTKQLEGAHIGYDNSVRDGDGSLIQFLYGGDSVDVVKESHMYKFQFCAENYDSLLERYNPGQLVHNLDAESALKYAKKCRKNLKKQSNKMHYQFEDKYMPVINKFNPAKYLGAVSEHFQDALDNFIDNNPQLFDKKSKRSLTEKKFRALMQLKYMRSLINPGEAVGIIASQSVGEPSTQMTLNTFHFAGHGAANVTLGIPRMREIIMTASLNIKTPQMMLPILDDVLDEQAQAFCRSVARVVLSEFIDYVTVTETSGSDAGVGSKQYNIRLNFFSAEDYEQEYDVTRAELAEVLVRSFLSKLEVAIRKQLKKSRDQAVVPDEEIGEAVPKSDRAFETSEAVKKSINDGDGDELDNNENEQGKEPVSYDEPDEQELEAMNRAAKSSDEEEEDFMSSEEEKSSCDDESDDEEINAHRPPAENILDKMALERQTAVISAHSMISAFNFDDKNGTWCEFQIKMVGQNYKLLMVNIIEELCQNVVVREIPNIGRCVLPQPEAGQRRHFITEGVNFQAMWEQDAFVDVDAIRSNDTYAVLRTYGVEAARNTIVNEINNVFGRYAIAVSSRHLDLIADMMTRQGTYLAFNRQGIENSTSSFMKMSYETTCQFLTKAVLDNDREELESPSARLVVGKLSKVGTGIFDVMARMPLPTQ is encoded by the coding sequence ATGGATATTGCGAGACCAGTAGGGTCCGAAATTAACtctgttgattttgagattCTTACAACTGAGGAAATTAGAAAGCTTTCTGCAAAGCAAGTCGTTAATCCACAAGTATTTGACAACCTGGGCCATCCCATTGCAGGAGGTTTGTACGACTTAGCACTCGGTGCCTTTTTAAGAAACTTATGTGGGACTTGTGGTCTGGATGAGCGATTCTGTCCTGGGCATCAAGGTCATATTGAATTGCCAGTTCCTTGCTATAATcctctttttttcaaccaacTTTGTCTATTTCTTCGTAGTGCTTGTGTCTACTGTAACAGATTCAAGCTGAAACAAAGTGAAGTTAATTTCTTCGCCTGCAAATTGAGGTTGTTGCAGTATGGGCTAATGCTCGAGTGTGAAGAGTTGGATGGCGTCAGTACCGGaacaaagttggaagatattgacGTAGACGATATTGATGATGGTAATGATCAGGGCAACGGGGACGATGCCTCCTTAAAAAGGCTCAGAAACgaatttgttgaaactgCAATTGCTACAGCCCTCAGTGAAGGAAGAACTACTGAGCAGGGTATGACCACATCAACAATTGCGAATGAAAGAAAGGCCATCATCCGTTCGTTTAACTCCCGACTTTTATCCCGACCTAAATGTGATAATTGTGGGATGTATTCCCCCAGTTTTAGAAAGGACGGGTCTATAAAACTATTTGAGAATGCATTAACTCCAAAACAAATCTCTCATAACAGAGTGAAAGGCTTAACACGTGAAACTAAGTTTAAACAAAATGAAGAGAGTGCGCATTCCGATGATGCCACTCCTGCTGATAATTTTCCTCCAATTAAGACAAAgtcttccttcaagtaCATATTGTCAACAGAGGTTCGAACGATTGTACGAAAGCTATTTATTACTGAAAAGGATGTACTCAAGTATGTGTTCAATGCCAGACCCAACTCAAATAACATAATCTCCGCCGATAtgtttttcattcaagCACTAATTGTTCCTCCCACTAGATTCAGACTTCCATCCAAGTTAGGAGATGAAATACATGAAAACAGTCAGAACGAGCAGCTTTCCAAAATATTAACAACAGCACTGACTATTAGAGATCTTAATGAGAGTATAATAACAGTACAGAAAGACCAGATTACTGCAGAAGAGAGAAAGATTATATTTAATCGATTGATGAATGCATTTGTCACAATACAGGATGACGTCAATAGTTTTATTGATTCTACCAAATCTCAAAATGCTCAAGCCAATCCTGGTATTAAACAAGCattagaaaagaaagagggGCTTTTCAGGAAACATATGATGGGGAAAAGAGTCAACTATGCAGCTCGTTCAGTCATCTCGCCAGACCCAATGTTGGAAACGAACGAGATTGGGGTTCCTCCTGTGTTCGCAAAGAAGTTGACATACCCAGAACCAGTCACAGCTTACAATGCTGCTTCTTTGCGACAAGCCATCATAAATGGACCAGATGTTTGGCCTGGTGCTatccaaattcaaaacgAAGATGGCAGGCATGTATCTTTAATAGGGATGACCTTAGAGCAAAGAAAAGCGATTGCTAATCAGCTATTGACTCCCTCAAATGGAGCTACAGTTGTCAATAAAAAAGTCTATAGACATATCAAAAACAATGACATTGTCATCATGAATCGTCAACCCACATTGCATAAGGCTTCAATGATGGGTCACAAGGTAAGAGTGTTACCAGGTGAGAAAACATTGCGATTGCATTACGCCAATACTGGCGCTTACAATGCCGATTTTGATGGTGACGAAATGAATATGCATTTGCCCCAGAATGAAAATGCTAGAGCAGAGGCATATAATTTGGCTAACACTGACTCTCAGTATTTAACACCCACCTCAGGTTCTCCTGTCAGGGGTTTGATTCAAGATCATATTTCTGCAGGTGTTTGGCTAACCAATAAAGACAGTTTTTTCACTAGAGAGAAGTATCAACAGTTGATTTACGGGTGCCTCCGTCCTGAAGATGGTCACACTGTGAAATCCAGGATTCAGACACTACCCCCAACAGTTTTGAAACCTGTTCCTTTATGGACTGGAAAACAAATCATTACCACTATTCTACTGAACATCAAACCTATCAAAATGCCAGGACTTAACTtgaaatccaaaaataagATAAAGGCTTCTTATTGGGGTGGCGACTCTATTGAAGACCGGGTCATAATTCGAAATGGGGAACTATTAGTCGGAATACTTGATAAATCTCAATATGGTGCTTCCAATTTTGGTCTTATACACTCTTTGCATGAGGTATATGGACCTTCTGTTTCCAGTAAAGCCCTGTCTGTTTTAGGTCGTCTTTTCACAAACTATATCATGATGATTGGTTTCACATGTGGTATGGATGATTTACGTTTAACTGCTGAGGGTAACAAACAAAGGTCAGAAATTCTGCAAGAATCTGTGGACTTGGGTAGAGTTGCAGCAGCTGAAGTCACCAACCTTCCTAAAGATACCAAGCCTGGCGACAAAGAATTCATGCGTCGTCTAGAAGAAATATTACGTGATGACGGCAAATTGGGTATACTGGATGCTGTAACGCAATCAAAAGTCAATGTTGTTACTTCCAAAGTCGTTTCATCTTGTATTCCTGAGGGTACAATGAAGAGATTTCCCGAGAATTCAATGCAAGCAATGGCTTTGTCTGGAGCCAAGGGATCCAACGTCAACGTTTCTCAGATCATGTGTCTTCTCGGCCAGCAAGCTTTAGAAGGACGCCGTGTACCTGTTATGGTAAGCGGTAAGACATTACCATCATTCAAACCATTTGATACAGACGCTCGTGCTGGTGGATATATCAAAGGCCGATTTTACTCTGGAATTCGCCCACAGGAATATTACTTTCATTGTATGGCTGGAAGAGAGGGCCTGATTGATACCGCTGTTAAGACCTCTAGATCTGGCTATTTGCAGCGTTGTTTGACGAAGCAATTAGAGGGAGCACACATAGGATACGATAACTCTGTTAGAGATGGTGATGGATCTCTCATTCAGTTCTTATACGGTGGTGACTCTGTTGATGTTGTCAAGGAGTCACATATGTATAAATTTCAATTTTGCGCCGAAAACTATGATTCATTGCTGGAAAGGTATAATCCAGGCCAGTTGGTACACAACCTTGATGCTGAATCTGCTTTGAAGTATGCTAAGAAATGtagaaagaacttgaaaaaacaaTCCAACAAAATGCACTACCAGTTCGAAGACAAATATATGCCTGTTATAAATAAGTTCAATCCTGCCAAATATCTTGGAGCTGTATCTGAGCACTTTCAAGATGCGCTGGATAACTTCATTGACAATAATCCCCAACTGTTCGATAAAAAATCCAAGCGTTCTCTTACCGAAAAGAAATTCCGTGCATTGATGCAACTAAAATACATGAGATCTCTGATTAACCCAGGTGAAGCTGTTGGAATAATTGCCTCTCAGTCAGTAGGTGAACCATCTACTCAAATGACCTTGAACACGTTCCATTTCGCTGGACATGGTGCTGCAAATGTGACCTTAGGTATTCCCCGTATGAGAGAGATCATCATGAcagcttctttgaacattAAGACCCCACAAATGATGCTACCGATTCTGGATGATGTTTTGGATGAGCAGGCGCAAGCATTTTGCAGGTCTGTTGCACGAGTTGTTCTGTCGGAGTTCATAGACTACGTTACAGTGACTGAAACTTCGGGGTCAGATGCTGGAGTTGGTTCCAAGCAGTATAACATACGCCTGAACTTCTTCTCTGCAGAGGATTACGAGCAAGAATATGACGTTACACGAGCTGAGTTGGCGGAGGTACTAGTTAGAAGCTTCTTAAGCAAGCTAGAAGTCGCTATTCGAAAGcaactgaagaaaagtCGGGATCAGGCAGTAGTGCCCGATGAAGAAATAGGAGAGGCAGTTCCAAAATCCGATAgagcttttgaaacaaGTGAAGCAGTGAAGAAGTCGATCAATGATGGTGATGGTGATGAGTTGGACAATAACGAAAATGAACAAGGCAAGGAACCAGTTTCTTATGATGAACCAGATGAACAGGAACTTGAGGCTATGAACCGAGCTGCAAAGTCctcagatgaagaggaagaagactTCATGTCTtcagaggaagagaaatctTCTTGTGACGATGAATCGGATGACGAAGAGATTAATGCTCATAGACCACCTGCGGAGAATATCCTTGACAAGATGGCACTTGAACGTCAGACTGCAGTAATCAGTGCCCATAGTATGATCTCAgctttcaattttgatgaCAAGAATGGAACCTGGTGtgaatttcaaatcaagaTGGTTGGTCAAAATTATAAATTGTTGATGGTGAACATTATTGAGGAGCTATGTCAGAATGTGGTCGTAAGGGAAATACCTAATATCGGTAGATGTGTTCTACCTCAGCCCGAAGCCGGGCAGAGAAGACATTTTATTACAGAAGGTGTTAACTTCCAAGCCATGTGGGAGCAAGACGCTTTTGTGGATGTGGATGCTATCAGATCAAATGATACCTATGCTGTTTTACGCACTTATGGTGTGGAGGCTGCAAGGAATACCATTGTTAATGAAATCAACAATGTGTTTGGTAGGTATGCAATTGCAGTTTCCAGTCGTCATTTGGATTTGATTGCCGACATGATGACTCGTCAAGGGACTTATCTAGCCTTCAACCGACAAGGTATCGAAAACTCAACTTCATCATTCATGAAGATGTCTTATGAGACTACTTGCCAATTTTTAACCAAGGCAGTTTTGGACAACGATAGGGAAGAACTAGAGTCACCTTCTGCACGACTTGTAGTCGGGAAACTGAGTAAAGTTGGGACTGGTATTTTTGATGTCATGGCTCGCATGCCTCTGCCAACTCAATAA
- a CDS encoding Essential nucleoporin: MFGFGNQNSNTVGKTGSLFGNNASSSTFGGPSQVNNNIGFQNPAPVTSNTSTNFSFGNRNPSNSNSLFGGSGNQQSNATSGGIFGTNTTSGGGLFGNSASTGSNPSVGLFGNKGSSNNNDNTGSLFGVSNNTTKSGGLFSNANSGLSLTQGNNKLQSTQSNSVNGNENPYGLVLGSLLSTKDMPKSLTSSNSPTLSHRQEANNLKFTYQPHSSTSKSSILANLGKSFHVTNSSKSRVQFGTSIHNKDDRQPAKRNAEQTSVQQSFQSPGHDFKRLVVARISDTPSNFYEVNLDDILRKRRKLAIKHDDTMFRKTILSQNFDGENLPHKPRRIATITSEVERKDNKAQNIKEDGYWSSPSIEVLSQLDTEELASVENLIIGRIGYGQVAFEQPVDLRDFKYDLQGSLFGKAVIFKRKVIQVYSDWEEKPQIGSGLNVPAIITLEKCYPLDPVTRKPNTDPSNLDISSFITKLKSFNGMNYISYSPISGTWVFGVEHFSIWGIVEEDDLEIEPDLKLKFQKQQEAENLNAIKKQKVPNNQFFGTKFHPEDSLDSLDHYKSPLELGTDNHSDSDGLLNTTEDELNEPNEFPDGLVSVKPYEPSVEDVDLKLIDVTPDFQTSKDWERQFELAFDTHSAFSYSSTKGNQLPNNLTHARLDALLFGDPEKAQAYKTEIQSNLKFNNGYPRFIEWTDDGKILTNNNDNSFVAELVDVSSHFSFDHNKATAQALRSMISHSNITTKDGLPQFTTNDSFTFAELNKGFYTTSGVENLLWNLCSNLFDNCNLEAPKKVIDNKRREDLISWLREINGIEIERLMLASNNDPLEKVFVHVVGGDIESAIMESVRHGNNHLASLITLLGSFDFEVCQLATEQLRDWWRSSSWKLIPQPILKIYQLLSGRLLEDNLEFFVDCFEGLSWSLALQMFLSYGDLNKTLAESLAHFNSAYTNVPSKDIFYSILKLYSQLNGTEGDQLNSIYCSFNDSIPKKLDAKIPWFIYEVLIRSKGKRDCLYQGDVITLAFAEQLHISGQIQESIFVLLHLENFKELQLLIEEVITKTIGNLKLKEGSSSAFERTLLETYHLPSYLIGRASATYYSYRGDHLNQVTSLLAANSSNEAHDVLLTYVAPNAIIQGGDQLAQLSTILAKFRDLDVDRWHIGGEVYQIYLKLLNTSEGNDVQDYMVVLLERLPQMETHNFSMKVALAIISKAIGHMILKLKPNLAREKLLNLPFHPSDLSYFRKSVGH; this comes from the coding sequence AtgtttggatttggaaaCCAAAACTCAAATACAGTTGGAAAGACGGGTAGCTTGTTTGGAAACAATGCTTCATCAAGTACTTTTGGAGGGCCTTCACAAGTCAACAATAATATAGGATTTCAGAATCCTGCTCCAGTAACATCAAATACTTCCAccaacttttcatttggAAACAGGAATCCTTCCAACTCCAATAGTCTATTTGGTGGATCTGGAAACCAGCAATCCAACGCTACATCCGGAGGAATATTTGGAACCAACACTACATCAGGTGGAGGCTTATTTGGTAATAGTGCATCCACGGGATCCAATCCTTCTGTTGGTCTTTTCGGGAACAAAGGCTCCAGTAACAATAATGATAATACCGGTAGTTTGTTCGGGGTATCAAATAATACCACTAAAAGTGGAGGCTTGTTTTCAAATGCAAATTCAGGGCTCTCATTGACGCAAGGAAATAACAAATTGCAAAGTACACAGTCAAATTCCGTGAATGGTAATGAAAATCCATATGGTCTTGTGCTGGGCTCTCTCTTGTCCACAAAGGACATGCCAAAATCGCTAACTAGTTCAAATTCACCAACTCTTTCTCATAGGCAAGAAGCtaacaatttgaaatttaCTTACCAGCCGCATTCCTCCACCTCAAAAAGTTCGATTTTAGCTAATCTTGGGAAGTCTTTTCATGTCaccaattcttcaaaatcaagaGTTCAGTTCGGCACTTCAATTCACAATAAAGATGATAGACAACCAGCCAAGAGAAATGCGGAACAAACCTCTGTTCAACAAAGCTTTCAATCACCAGGTCATGATTTCAAGAGGCTTGTAGTAGCTCGTATTAGCGATActccttcaaatttttATGAGGTGAATTTAGACGATATTCTCAGAAAACGGAGAAAATTGGCTATAAAGCATGATGATACGATGTTTCGAAAAACAATTCTTTCTCAGAACTTTGATGGCGAAAATCTTCCGCATAAACCAAGAAGGATCGCTACTATTACGTCGGAAGTTGAGAGAAAAGATAACAAGGCACAgaacatcaaagaagatgggTACTGGTCCTCGCCAAGTATTGAGGTATTGTCTCAACTGGACACAGAAGAGCTTGCATCTGTCGAGAACCTCATTATTGGCAGAATCGGTTATGGTCAAGTTGCATTTGAACAGCCGGTTGACCTGAGAGACTTCAAATATGACCTCCAAGGATCACTATTTGGAAAGGCtgtcattttcaaacgGAAAGTGATACAGGTATACTCAGACTGGGAGGAGAAGCCACAGATTGGTTCTGGTTTGAATGTTCCTGCTATTATTACTCTTGAGAAGTGTTATCCATTAGATCCTGTTACTAGGAAGCCAAATACTGACCCCTCAAATTTGgatatttcttctttcatcaCGAAGCTCAAATCCTTCAATGGAATGAATTATATCAGTTACAGTCCAATTTCTGGAACATGGGTCTTTGGGGTTGAGCATTTTAGTATTTGGGGTATAgttgaggaagatgatcTAGAGATTGAACCTGATCTTAAGctgaagtttcaaaagcaacAGGAAGCTGAGAATCTTAATGCAAtaaaaaaacaaaaagtgccaaacaatcaattttttggaactaAGTTTCACCCTGAGGAttctttggattctttAGATCACTATAAATCACCTCTAGAACTAGGTACTGACAACCATTCTGACAGTGATGGATTACTTAATACCACGGAGGATGAGCTGAATGAGCCAAATGAGTTTCCGGATGGACTTGTCTCTGTTAAACCTTACGAACCTTCTGTCGAAGATGTTGATCTAAAGCTCATAGATGTAACACCTGACTTTCAGACATCCAAGGACTGGGAAAGACAATTTGAGCTAGCTTTTGATACACACAGCGCATTCAGTTACTCATCTACCAAAGGTAATCAACTGCCAAACAATCTGACGCACGCCCGCCTAGATGCTTTGCTTTTTGGGGATCCGGAAAAGGCTCAGGCTTATAAGACAGAAATTCAATCCAACCTAAAGTTTAACAACGGTTACCCTCGCTTTATTGAATGGACCGATGATGGTAAGATTCTTACCAACAATAATGACAACAGTTTCGTTGCCGAGCTGGTTGATGTTTCCTctcatttttcatttgacCACAATAAAGCAACTGCTCAGGCTTTGCGAAGCATGATCTCGCATTCCAATATAACTACGAAAGATGGATTACCTCAGTTTACGACCAATGACTCTTTCACTTTTGCAGAATTAAACAAAGGTTTCTATACAACTTCCGGTGTGGAGAACCTTTTGTGGAACCTTTGctcaaatctttttgaCAATTGCAATCTTGAGGCGCCAAAGAAGGTAATTGATAATAAACGCCGTGAAGATTTGATTAGTTGGCTTCGGGAAATTAATGGAATCGAGATTGAGCGATTAATGTTAGCTTCCAATAATGATCCTTTAGAGAAAGTATTTGTCCATGTTGTTGGTGGAGATATTGAATCTGCTATCATGGAAAGTGTCAGACATGGAAACAATCATTTAGCCTCTCTAATTACATTATTaggatcttttgattttgaggTGTGTCAGCTCGCAACAGAACAACTGAGAGACTGGTGgagatcttcttcttggaagttGATTCCCCAGCCTATATTGAAAATTTACCAGCTTCTTTCTGGAAGGcttttggaagataatCTGGAGTTTTTTGTTGATTGCTTTGAGGGGCTGTCATGGTCACTAGCCTTGCAGATGTTTCTAAGTTATGGTGATCTGAATAAGACATTGGCGGAATCTTTAGCACATTTTAATTCCGCCTATACAAACGTTCCAAGCAAAGATATTTTTTATAGCATACTGAAACTTTACAGCCAATTGAATGGTACCGAGGGGGATCAATTGAACTCAATCTATTGTTCGTTTAATGATAGCATTCCCAAAAAGCTTGATGCTAAAATTCCCTGGTTCATATATGAGGTATTGATCCGTTCGAAGGGTAAGCGTGATTGTTTATACCAAGGCGATGTAATTACGTTAGCTTTTGCGGAACAATTACATATTAGTGGGCAGATTCAAGAGTCTATTTTTGTTTTACTACATTTGgagaatttcaaagagCTTCAGCTCTTAATAGAAGAGGTTATAACAAAGACGATCGGAAatttgaaactgaaggaaGGTTCATCATCGGCTTTTGAACGTACCTTACTAGAGACTTATCACTTGCCGTCTTATCTGATAGGTAGAGCGTCTGCGACTTATTACAGTTATAGAGGTGATCATTTGAACCAGGTTACTTCACTGCTTGCCGCTAATTCGTCCAATGAAGCTCACGACGTTTTGCTAACTTACGTTGCACCTAATGCTATAATACAAGGGGGAGACCAGCTCGCTCAGCTCTCTACCATTCTTGCTAAGTTTAGAGATCTTGACGTTGATAGATGGCATATTGGGGGTGAAGTATATCAGATCTACCTGAAACTTCTCAATACCTCTGAAGGGAATGATGTTCAAGACTACATGGTAGTATTACTGGAGCGCTTACCCCAAATGGAAACCCATAATTTCAGTATGAAAGTTGCTTTAGCTATCATCTCAAAAGCAATTGGTCATATGATTCTAAAACTGAAGCCTAATTTGGCGAGAGAGAAGCTACTTAATCTTCCGTTTCACCCTAGTGATTTAAGCTACTTCAGGAAGAGTGTAGGCCATTAG
- a CDS encoding Essential iron-sulfur cluster binding protein localized in the cytoplasm, with protein MIVVPKPNPSLTAPEPEHCPGPESENAGKEESCAGCANQSICSSQIPKGPDPDVDFINDRLSNITHKILVLSGKGGVGKSTFSSILSWALAADEDLEVGVMDLDICGPSLPKMLGSELESVHSSNSGWSPVYVTENLGMMSVGFMLPDQDSAVIWRGAKKNGLIKQFLKDVNWGKLDYLIVDTPPGTSDEHLSVTTYMKESGIDGALIVTTPQEVALLDVRKEIDFCKKANIKILGIVENMSGFICPGCKNEFQIFKPTTGGGKALADELGLPFLGSVPLDPRIGKSADNGESFLDLYPDSPASTAILDVVDALRDSVEGS; from the coding sequence ATGATAGTGGTTCCAAAACCAAACCCCTCATTAACAGCGCCAGAACCTGAACATTGTCCAGGTCCTGAGTCGGAGAATGCAGGAAAGGAAGAGTCTTGTGCAGGATGTGCCAACCAATCAATATGCTCATCTCAAATTCCCAAAGGTCCTGACCCCGATGTAGACTTCATAAATGACCGTTTGAGCAATATAACGCACAAGATACTGGTTCTAAGTGGTAAAGGCGGTGTGGGCAAGTCAACATTTAGTAGCATCCTTTCGTGGGCGTTAGCCGCAGATGAAGATTTAGAAGTTGGCGTAATGGATCTGGATATTTGTGGCCCTTCTTTGCCGAAAATGCTGGGCTCAGAACTAGAATCTGTTCATTCGTCAAACTCTGGGTGGTCGCCTGTATACGTGACCGAAAACTTGGGTATGATGAGTGTCGGTTTTATGTTACCTGACCAAGATTCGGCGGTCATATGGAGAGGTGCCAAGAAAAATGGTTTGATTAAACAGTTCCTAAAAGATGTTAACTGGGGAAAACTGGATTATTTGATCGTTGACACGCCACCTGGAACATCAGACGAGCACTTATCTGTTACAACTTATATGAAGGAATCCGGAATTGATGGTGCATTGATAGTAACCACACCTCAGGAGGTTGCGTTACTAGATGTACGAAAAGAGATCGATTTCTGCAAGAAGGCCAACATCAAAATTCTTGGtattgttgaaaatatGAGTGGATTTATTTGTCCCGGTTGCAAGAATGAATTTCAAATATTTAAGCCTACTACTGGAGGAGGCAAAGCTCTTGCAGATGAACTTGGCTTGCCGTTCTTGGGTTCTGTTCCGTTGGACCCTCGCATTGGAAAGTCGGCAGACAATGGAGAGTCTTTCTTAGATCTCTATCCTGATTCTCCTGCTTCAACTGCAATATTAGACGTAGTGGATGCCTTGCGAGATTCAGTCGAAGGGTCATAA